A window of the Gossypium hirsutum isolate 1008001.06 chromosome A05, Gossypium_hirsutum_v2.1, whole genome shotgun sequence genome harbors these coding sequences:
- the LOC121229024 gene encoding probable isoaspartyl peptidase/L-asparaginase 2, which translates to MGAWAIAVHGGAGVDPNLPKERQEEAKRLLTRCLDIGISALRSNLPAIDVVELVVRELETDPLFNSGRGSALTENGTVEMEASIMDGPKRRCGAVSGLTTVKNPVSLARLVMEKSPHSYLAFSGAEEFAKKQGVEMVDNEYFITEDNVGMLKLAKEANSILFDYRIPAVGTCGASAAMDSPLQMNGLPISVYAPETVGCVVVDKQGRCAAATSTGGLMNKMSGRIGDSPLIGSGTYASELCGVSCTGEGEAIIRSTLAREVSAVMEYKRLNLHEAVDYVIKNRLDEGKAGLIAVSKDGEVACGFNTTGMFRGCATEDGFMEVGVW; encoded by the exons ATGGGAGCCTGGGCAATCGCAGTGCATGGTGGTGCTGGCGTCGACCCTAATCTCCCTAAAGAAAGACAAGAGGAGGCTAAAAGACTCCTCACTCGTTGCCTTGATATTGGAATCTCTGCTCTCCGCTCTAACCTCCCCGCCATTGACGTTGTTGAGCTTGTC GTGAGAGAATTGGAAACCGATCCTCTGTTTAACTCCGGGCGTGGATCTGCCCTGACGGAGAATGGAACGGTGGAAATGGAAGCCAGTATTATGGATGGTCCGAAAAGGCGGTGCGGTGCCGTTTCCGGGTTAACCACCGTTAAGAACCCAGTTTCCCTTGCCCGACTTGTAATGGAAAAATCACCACATTCGTATCTGGCCTTTTCAGGTGCCGAAGAGTTTGCCAAGAAACAG GGCGTGGAGATGGTGGACAATGAATACTTTATTACCGAAGATAATGTCGGGATGCTCAAGTTGGCAAAAGAGGCCAACTCTATCCTG TTTGATTATCGTATCCCGGCTGTTGGCACCTGTGGAGCCAGTGCCGCCATGGACAGCCCTTTGCAGATGAATGGGCTGCCAATCAGTGTCTACGCTCCGGAGACAGTCGGATGCGTGGTGGTTGACAAGCAAGGCCGATGTGCTGCCGCCACCTCCACAGGTGGGCTCATGAACAAGATGAGTGGAAGGATCGGTGACTCACCACTAATAGGATCGGGGACCTACGCATCTGAGTTATGCGGAGTGTCGTGCACCGGCGAAGGGGAAGCAATCATCCGGAGCACACTGGCGAGGGAAGTGTCTGCAGTGATGGAATACAAAAGGTTGAATCTGCATGAGGCGGTGGATTATGTGATAAAGAATAGGTTAGATGAAGGCAAAGCGGGGCTGATCGCGGTGTCCAAGGACGGTGAAGTGGCATGTGGGTTTAACACCACCGGGATGTTTAGGGGCTGTGCCACTGAGGATGGGTTCATGGAGGTGGGTGTCTGGTGA
- the LOC107957544 gene encoding probable isoaspartyl peptidase/L-asparaginase 2: MEASIMDGPKRRCGAVSGLTTVKNPVSLARLVMEKSPHSYLAFSGAEEFAKKQGVEMVDNEYFITEDNVGMLKLAKEANSILFDYRIPAVGTCGASAAMDSPLQMNGLPISVYAPETVGCVVVDKQGRCAAATSTGGLMNKMSGRIGDSPLIGSGTYASELCGVSCTGEGEAIIRSTLAREVSAVMEYKRLNLHEAVDYVIKSKLDEGKAGLIAVSKDGEVACGFNTTGMFRGCATEDGFMEVGVW; encoded by the exons ATGGAAGCCAGTATTATGGATGGTCCGAAAAGGCGGTGCGGTGCCGTTTCCGGGTTAACCACCGTTAAGAACCCAGTTTCCCTTGCCCGACTTGTAATGGAAAAATCACCACATTCGTATCTGGCCTTTTCAGGTGCCGAAGAGTTTGCCAAGAAACAG GGCGTAGAGATGGTGGACAATGAATACTTTATTACCGAAGATAATGTCGGGATGCTCAAGTTGGCAAAAGAGGCCAACTCTATCCTG TTTGATTATCGTATCCCAGCTGTTGGCACCTGTGGAGCCAGTGCCGCCATGGACAGCCCTTTGCAGATGAATGGGCTGCCAATCAGTGTCTACGCTCCGGAGACAGTCGGATGCGTGGTGGTTGACAAGCAAGGCCGATGTGCTGCCGCCACCTCCACAGGTGGGCTCATGAACAAGATGAGTGGAAGGATCGGTGACTCACCACTAATAGGATCGGGGACCTACGCATCTGAGTTATGCGGAGTGTCGTGCACCGGCGAAGGGGAAGCAATCATCCGGAGCACACTGGCGAGGGAAGTGTCTGCAGTGATGGAATACAAAAGGTTGAATCTGCATGAGGCGGTGGATTATGTGATAAAGAGCAAGTTAGATGAAGGCAAAGCGGGGCTGATCGCGGTGTCCAAGGACGGTGAAGTGGCATGTGGGTTTAACACCACCGGGATGTTTAGGGGCTGTGCCACTGAGGATGGGTTCATGGAGGTGGGTGTCTGGTGA